In Truepera sp., the sequence GTCGGCATGATCCTCTCCGCCCTCGGCTTGGCGCTCATATATCAACGAGAGTTCGGCGCGGCGCGGCGCGCCTTGTCAGAGGCCGTGCCGCTGCTCGAGCACCACGACGACGGGAGGTCATTGGGCGGTTGCCTGTCCAACTTAGGCTTCGCGACGAAGGAGTACGGAACCGTACTCTCGCTCTATGATCGCGCCATCACCGCGTGTCGGAGGGCAGGCAACATCTCGGACTTGGCGAAGATCATCTACAACCGAGCCATCCTCGTTGCGGGCATCTTCGGCGATTACGCCGGCGGCGTGGCCGGAATGGCGGAAGCGTTGGAGTTGGAGCACGAGAATGCCGCGAGGACATCCATGCTCTGCCACATGCACTCCTTCAGCGCCCTGTTCCTGATCCAGTTGGGCGACCTGGATTCTGCACGAGAGCACCACGCCAAGGCGCGACGCCTCGTCGAGGAACGCCAGCCCTGGGAGGAGCATAAGTTCAAGCTCGACATCGACGATTGGGTCCACGGACACATGCTGTTCGCCCGCGGCAACGTCGCCGAGGCTGTTGCATTCCTCGACGCTATCGACCTGCCTACTACCAGGGACCACGAGCTGATCGCCTGGTCCGCCTTTTTCGCTCGTGACCAAGCCAGGGTTCGCCATTTTCATGCGCTAGCCAAAGAGGCGGTTGGAACACAAGCAGTCGAATTCGAAGCGCCCGAGCTTCAGGCGTTCAGTCTCCTACTGGGCGCCGCCGACGCCGTGCTCGATGCTGCGGCTCGGGGTGAGCCCAGCGGCGCTAGCGTGGATGCGGTGGCGCCGCTGGTGAGCGCCTTGGAGCTGATCACCAGGTTCATGTTGGTGCCGTACGCGTTCGATGCGTTCGTGCTCGCACGGCTCGTCGCCCCTAAGGTTGCCGGCTTGGCACTGGTAAGGCTAGCCGCAACTCACGCTTCAGCGAGGCAGCATACTCGTCGACATGCGCAGGAGCTCCTAAGGGCCGAAGGGGCGCCGTTCCCGCCCCCGGCACAGGGCGAGGCCCCGTTCGCGCCCCGGCCGGGTCCGCACTTAGCGGCAAAGCAGGTCCTCAAGCTGGCGAAGGAACTCGAGGTTCGCCTCCGCGCACCGCTGGAGGCGGCGGAACCGACGCCCTTGCGCGCCTGACCGTCCGCTGTCAATCAAGCCTGTAGGCCGCCAACTGGACGCAACACCAGCGTCTTGCCCGACACGGGGGCGTAAGGCGAGGGCGCGTAAGGCGAGGTGGCCTGGGCCATTGTGTAAACGGGAGGGCCTCCACCGGAGGCATCAACGCGACCGCCGGGCCCGGAAGACCGGGGGCAAGTGCTAGGGTCTACCACAAGTATCCGTACTGTTCGGAAGGAGAAATTGATGACCCGATCTCGCATCGTCTTTACGTCGCTACTTGCCTTCGCCCTCACCGCATTCTTGGCAGCTTGCTCCACGCCCTCGGCGCCGCCCGTAGGAACTCTCGTCGTAGCAGTGGCGGGACTACCCAGCGGGACGGCAGGCGCAGTGGTGGTGACAGGCCCGGACGGTTACTCGCAAACCGTCACGACCACGACCACACTCAAAGTGCCGCCTGGCACGTACTCCATAGCAGTGTCGGAAGCGCGAGGCAGCGATTCCATCGTTCCCCAAGCGTTCGACGGCTCCGCCACCCCGACCAGCGTCACCGTAGCGGCGAACGACACGGCTACCACAACCGTCAGTTACGCCCTCCGCCCGGGTTCCGGAATGCTGTGGATCCCGCAGTGGGGCGGCTCCTATCAGGCAGTCGGTTTGGCGCGGAGTCAACTGCTTGCCTCTGGTTCCCCGACACCGGACGTGAGTCTCATGGGTACGACCAATCACGGGGAGGGGATTGCCTTCGATGGCGAAGGAAATATGTGGGTATCGGACATTATCGGGTACCTCTACCGCTACGACGCGGCCTCCTTGGCCAGTTCGGGCACACCCGCACCCGCAGTGACGATCGATGCCACCGCTTACGGCGGCCTCGTGGGCCTGGCGTTCGACGCTTCCGGCAACCTCTGGACCGCCGATTTCTGGAACAACAGGTTGCTCGGGTACTCCCCCGCCCAACTCACCGCAGATGGAGCACCCACGCCGTCCGTGGTAATAAGCGCCAACGGCAGTAGTCTTTCGAGGCCCGTCGCGGTTTCTTTCGACGGCCAAGGCAACCTGTGGGTCGCCAATCGGGACGCCAGCACTGTCGTGAGCTTCTCCCCTGCGCAGTTCACCGCAACAGGAACCCCCGCGCCCACCGTCACGCTCAACACCAGCGGTGGCAGCCTCGAGAGTCCGTACGCTATGGCGTTCGATGCCGGCGGCAACCTGTGGGTCAGCAACATATCAGCCACTGTCGTGCGCTTCGACGCCGCACAATTGACCAGCTCAGGCAACCCCACACCGGCCGCAACAATCGACCACAGCTCCCTCGGCAATAACCCTCTCGGGTTAGCGTTCGACGCCAATGGGGCACTGTGGGTGGGAGATGCTGACACCGCAACGAGCAACCTCCGGCGCTTCGCGAACCCCGGGGCACTGGTGGGAAGTGTGTCACCAACGGCTGGCGTCGTCATCACCGATATAGGACTAACCGATGGCATGCTCATGGCCTTCAGCCCCCCGCCGGCGAACCTGCCCATCAACACTCCCTGACCAACCGCGGCCTCCGTTGCCGCATCCCTCCAGTTCGGCGCTCCCGGACCCCATCCGCGAGCGCCGAGCCTATGCGCCTAGGCGGCCGGTCGCGGGGCAGATACCGCAAGCCAAAGCGCGTTTAAGTCCGATTTAACGGCCTACCCGCTACGCTTCAGCATGACCAAGCTCCGGCTGCTTCCGCTGCTATTCGTGGCTCTAACGCTCGCTGCCTGCGGTGGCCCCGCAGCGCCCGCCGGCACGCGCACGATCGATGGCCAGGTCTTGCTCCCGAGAGGCCACCAGCTCGACCTCGCCACGCTCACGGTGACCACCGTGTTGGGAAGCTTCCCGGTGGCCGCCGACGGCAAGTTCGAGGCCTCCGTGTTGCAGGGGGCCGTTTCGGAAGTGGGCGCAGAGGACGCGGGTGGCGCGCTCCTACTCCTGGGGGTCAGCGGTGGCGGAAGGCTCGAGTTGTCGCTAACGAGCACCGCCGAGGCGCTCCTTTACTACGCGGTGGGCGGCATGTGGTTACCCGCCGAGCAGCAAGATCAGGTCAGGGAGCTACTCAAGGGCCGGCCGGAGGCCGCCCCCGTGGCCCGCGAACTCGAACGGCAGTTGCTGGCGGGAGGCAACGGCCTGGCCGAGCCGGACGCGGACTTGCTGGCTGCTCTCGAGGCGGCGCACGCCAGTCTGTTCGCAGGGGCCGAGCTCACCGAGGCCCTCGTCGGCCCCGCAACCTGCCGCGCCCAGCTCGAAGCCGCCGGCACGGGTGATACGAGCATCATCATCGAGCCCGCCACCGCCACCCAGGCGGGCGTCCAGGTGCTGCACAACCCTGCAGGCGCCGGCGTGGTGGCGCAGAACCAGTTGCGCCGCCCGGCCGCGCTTCTGGCCTACGAGGTGGCGTGGGAGGACGCCGATCGGGTGAGCATCCCGGTCGATCCGCCCGTCTTGGTCGAACGTGTCGAGGTACCGGCTACGAGTCAGCTCGAGCTGCTGCACGCCCTCCTCGACGTCATCACCGGCGATGCGCCGTGGACCCCGGTCCTGAGTTCACCTCTTAACCTCGTTGGCCACTTGGGCGCCTCACGCACTCACTATGAGCTGATACTGCTGGGCCCGTCCGCCACCGACGCAGAGTGGCCCATCATGAGAGATGCGCGTTTCAAGGCGCACCACGGCGAGTGGGACGACATCGTGATGGACAAGTCGGTGGACTTGTTCCTGGGCGAGATGCTGCTGCCCCTGATCGAGATGTACGGCCTCGGACGCTTGGTGCAGTTCGACGCCGCACAACTGAAGCGCGCGCGCGACCGGGTCCGAATCATCTACGACAAGCATCTGATGGGGCTCGGCGTGTACCTCACCCAAGGGCAGGTCGGTTACGCGAATGCCCTCAAGTTCATGCTCGAGGAGCTGGCACAGAACAAGATGTTCCGCCTAGACATGATGGGAGTGGTGGCTGACGCGCTCTCGCTGAGCGACAAGAACAAGGCGTCCATCGACGCCATCGAGAAGCGCTTGTCGAGCCGCGCCAGCGCCAGCGCGATCGTTGCGGCGGTGCAGGGCATTCTCGTCAGCGGTGACTTGTCGAAGATCGCCTACGACCTTGCGGGAGCACCAGCCGTGGTGTCGTGGCAGGCGGAATCGGCACCGGCCCTCTTCGTCCTGACCCCGACCGAGGCACGAATAACGCGCGACATGGCGCAGGCCGAGTTCACCGTTCGGGCCATCACGGGCGAGAACGGCAACTACCTCTACCGCTGGACGACCAGCGGTAACTACGGCACCATCAGCGACTACCTACAAGACGGCACCACCCTCGACACCAGGTCGCCCGAGATCCTGTACACGCACGACTACCCGATCGGCATCACGGCCAATGATGTCGACACAATCATGGTCGAGGTATTCCAGGTCGAGGGCGGCGCCACGACCATAGCGCCGGACGCCCTGCCGATCGCGCGGTTGCAAGCGTTGGTGCGTGGCGAGGTGGAGCCCCCGTGCATTCCCCACTGCGAGCCCTTCAACGGTCAAGAGCTGTGCTGGTGCATGTGATCTCGCCAGAAGTGTAGCGAGCGGACCTGGCAGGTCCTGCCGCGAGAGCTGACCGGAGAACTCCTACCGCGAGGGCCGCCGGCCGGCCTACCCCGAGTATGCGAGGCGATTCGCGTACTCGGGTGTTCTCTTGCCCGTCACACGACTTGCCGGGTACGAGACAAGACGCCCGACTCAAGATTCGTAAGCGCTTACGGCCACTATGCCAACAGCTGCGCACCCCCTTCCCTGCTGCACCCGAGCCCCCCTCCGTATCCTAGTTGACAATGGGCTGCGTAATACCTATGCTGCAGGCAACAAGCTTTCGTAAGCGCTTACGACCCGCGCATCGGCACCCTTAGAGCAGGCACAAGAGCAGGCACGTCGGCACGCTAAGGGCAGGCACGCCAAGGGCACCAGCACGAAGGGCACCAGCACGCTAGAGGCTATCGGCACGCTAGGAGAACCGGCATGAACAGCGGCGACGGCGGAGGCAAGGAGCGCGCAACCATCGAAGACGTTGCGCGCGGCTCCGGTGTCAGCACCGGCACCGTGTCCCGGGTGCTCAACAACCGCGCGGGCGTAAGCGCGTCCACGCGAGAACGCGTTCTCACCACCATCGAGATGCTCGACTACCGCCCTGACCACGCGGCGCGGACCTTGTCCAGGCGGCAGTTGAGCATCGGGCTGAGCCTCGCGCGCGGCGCGCGGCGGCTGACGCCCTTCCTCATGCTGTTCATGGAGCACCTGATAGCGCGGCTCCAACAGGATGGCTACCGCTTCGAGGAGCTGGAGACGGGGCCCAACGGGTTGCCGGCAAGGCTGCCCAGTGGCGTCATCCTGCACGGCGCCCACGAAGACGACTCACGGCTCGAACTGCTGCTGCGAACACAGGTGCCGTTCGTCCTGGTTGGCCGCGCCGCCGGGGTCCGGTGGGTGGCCCCCGACGATCGCCGCGGTGGCCTCGAAGCCACTAGGCACCTCATCAAGCTCGGACATAGCGACATCGTCCACCTTGGCGGCTTGATGAGCCAGCAGGCGTTCCAGGACCGCTATCAGGGTTACATGCAGGCGCTAAGCGAGGCGGGCATCGGTCAGACCCGCGAGCAGTTGCTCGACGGTGAGTTCACCGTCCTGGGCGGCTACCGGGCCGTGCGCCGCTATTTCGAGGCAGGCAACAGCGCGTCCGCCATCTTCGCGGCCTCCGACGAGATGGCGCTTGGCGCCATTGCCGCCCTCGAGGACCTCGGCCTGAGCGTCCCGCTGGACGTATCGGTCGTCGGCTTCGACGACCTGCCCGAGGTCGCCGACGGGCTGGACGTCGCTGGGGGCCTCACGACGGTGCGGCAAGACATAAGACGCATCACCGACACCGCCGTCACGCTTCTCGACGAGGGCCTCCAAGGCCTGCCCGTCAGGAGCGAGCTCGTTCCTGTGAGGCTTATCGCGCGCGGTACGACCGCGCGGCGAAGGGGGTGAGTGACTGTTAGCGGAGCGTGACTAGGATCGGCCGTCGACCCGCCAACGTGAAGGGCGTCCGCCCAAGCACGCCCTAGGAACCGGGTGCGCCGGGGGCGCGAGTACCACCGGAGGTAACAGAGGACTCATGAAGAGACTACTTATTGCATTGCTGGCAACGTTGTTCGCCTTCAGTTGGGCCAACGCACAGACCATCGTGCGCGTCCAAGGCTACGGCGGCCAGGACCCCGCCATCGTTCAACGCCTGATCGACGAGGTTATCGGCAAGGATCTGGCGGCTCAGGGCATCACCATCAAGTACGAGCCCATCGAGACCGACTACAACACCGTGTTGGTCAACTCGCTCTCGGCCGGTACCGCCGGCGACGTCTTCTACGTGCCGGGCGAGGTTGCCCCGGGCTTCATCGCCACCGGTAAACTCCTACCACTCGAGGGCCTGGTCGACACCAGCGCGTTCATCGACACCCTCAACGCGGTGTTCACGCAGGACGGGCACGTTTACGGCATCGCCAAGGACTTCAACACGCTCGCGGTCTTCTACAACAAGGACATCTTCGACGCGGCCGGTGCCGATTACCCGAACGCCGACGACGACTGGAACTCCTTCGAAGCCAAACTGACCAAGGTAGCCGCCCTGAAGCCCGACCTGTACGGCGCCTGCCTGGCCGCCGACACGGCGCGCTTGGGCGCCTTCGCGTTCGCCAACGGCTGGACGCCCTTCACCGCCGACGGCAAGGCAGACATCACCTCGCCCGACTTCGCGCAAGCGTTCGACTTCTACACGGGGCTCGTCACCAAGGGCGTGGCCGTGCAACCCGCCGACGTCGGCGCAGGCTGGCCCGGCGACTGCCTGGCACGTGAGCAGGCCGCGGTCGCCATCGAGGGCGCCTGGATCCTCGGCTTCCTACGCGACAACGCCCCCAACCTGCAGTACGGCGCGACCTTCCTGCCCAAGTCGCCCAACACCGGCAAGAGCGGCAACTTCATCTACACCGTGGCTTGGGCCATCAACGCCGACACCAAGGTGCAAGACGCCGCCGTGAAGGTCTTGGACGCTCTCACCAGTCCCGAGGCGCAACAGTTCATCCTCGAGCAGGGGCTCGCCATCCCCAGCCGCAAGGCCCTCGCCGACAACCCGTACTTCAAGCAGGACACGGCCGAGGCACAAGCCAACAAGATCGTCTTCGAGGGAGCCTCGCACGGCAACGTCTACGGCTTCCAGTTCGGTAAGGTGGGGACCGACTACATGGGACCCATCAACAACGCCATGACCGCCGTGATGACCAAGGCGTCAGGCTCCGAAGCGGCGCTCAAGCAGGCCCAGACGGACCTGGACGCCCTCCTGCAGCGCGCCACCCCGCAATAACGGCGCAAGTCTAGACACCGGGAGGCGCCGGCACCGCGGCGCCTCCCGAAATAGCGGCGAGGGAGGACCGACGTGCGTTCGAGAGGTCGCGAGTTACTGCCGGCGCTCATGTTCCTGCTGCCGTTCCTGATCGTCCTGGCCATCTTCTTCGTCTACGCCGGCGCGCGGGCCGTCTACTTCTCGTTCACCGACTACGACCTGTTCAACGCCCCCAAGTGGGTAGGTCTCGCCAACTACCGCGCCCTCTTCTCCGACGACCGGTTCCTGTTGGCGCTGCGCAACTCGCTACTCTTCGCAGCCATCGTCACCACGGTTCAGACCATCGGCGCGCTGCTGAGCGCCTCGGCGGTCAACCGGAAGGTGCGCGGCATGACCTTCTTCCGCGCCGCCTTCTACATGCCCGCCGTGACGAGCAGCGTGGTCATCACCCTTATCTTTTTGTGGCTCTTTCAACGCCTGGGCGGCATCAACTACCTGATCACCGCCGTCTCGCGCAATACACCCGTGATCCTTACGTTCGTACTCGCCTTGGCCGTCGTTCAAGCCCTGCAGGTGGCGCTCGAGCGGAGGCGCCTGAGGCGCCGGCACGGCGCCGACGCCGAACAGCAGGCCCGCTCGGTGGGGGCCCTCGACCCGGCGCTGCTGGTCGTCTCGTTGGTGGCCGCCATCGTCGTTACCGCTGGCCTCGGGTTGCTCGGGTACGTGGCGCCGCGCGACATCCCGAACGTGGCCATCAACTGGTTGCAGACGCGCCAGGAGGTGCCGGCCGGCTTCCCGTTCTGGCTGCGCGTGCCCCTGCCGCTCGCGGCCATCATGTTCCAGAACATCTTCACGACCATCCCCACCTTCATGCTCATGTTCTTGGCCGCCATGCAGGACGTGCCGCGTTCGCAGTACGAGGCCGCCGCCTTGGACGGCGCCAGCCCGGCGCAGCAGTTCATCTACGTCACCATCCCCGCCTTGCAGCCCGTCACCTTCCTCGTGGTCACGCTCGGGTTGATAGGCACGCTGCAGATGTTCGACCAGGTGGCCATCTTCGGCAGCTCGGTACCCCTGCAGAGCGTCATTACGCTGGCCTACTTCGTCTACAACCGCATGTTCCCCGGGGCGCAGCTTCCCGAGGTGGGCTTCGCCTCTGCCGCGGCGATGTTCTTGGCCCTGCTGACTCTCGTCATCGTCGCGCTGCAACGCACCGTCTTGCGCTCCGAGGGCGACCGGTGAGCGCCCACGCGGCGAGGCGCCAAGAGCGCGAACGCTGGGACGCGCGCCGTCGCTGGTCGCGCGCCGGCTTCGCCTACCTGCTGCTCATCTTCTTCTCGATCCTCTTCCTGGGTCCGCTGCTTTTCGCGGCGCTCTCCAGCGTCAAGACCGACCCGCTCGCCTACCCGCCGACGCTCCTGAGCCCCCAACTCTCGCCCGCTAACTGGGCAACTGCGGCCAAGCTGGGGCGCGAGGGCGCCAACGCGCCGCTCTGGGGCGGCTTCGCGCCCGGCGCCGACGTGAACGTCGATGTCACCTACTTCGTGCCGGAGGGCACCGTCGCGGCCGCTCCCACTGCGACCGTGCCGCGGCGGCGGCCGGGCGGGGGTCTGGGCGCCGTGCAGCAGATCCTGTACGCGGCAGACCACGCGGTGGTGGCCCCGGTCGTCGAGGTCGGCCGCCGCCAGGGCGTTCACGGCCCCGAAGGCGCCACCGGCGAGTTCGTCACCTACCGCGTGAACGTCACTTACGAGGGTGAGGGGCCGAAGATCGACCGGCTGCCGCTGGACGTGGAGGCCCCCTCGCGCAAGCAGGAGTTCGTGAGCAGCACGCTGCCGCCCACCCGCCTCGAGCGGCTCGGGCTCGTGGCGTCGTTCCAGGCGGTAACGCCGGGGGCGCTCGGTTACCTGCTCGGCAACTACCGCCGCGTCTTCACGGAGGCCCGCAGCATCACCACCGGCAACAGCCTCTTCTTGCGCTGGACCTGGAACACGCTCGTTTACGCGTTCTTCCGCGTGATAGTCGCCCTATTCATCGCCACCACGGCCGGCTACGCCCTCGCCCGCCTGCACTTCCGTGGACGCAACCTGGTGTTCATGCTGGTGCTGTTCGCGCAGATGGTGCCCCTACAAGTCCTGTTCATCAGCAACTACCTGGTGCTGCGTGATGGCATCTGGGGGCTGTCGTCGCTCTGGGGCCAGACGACGCTGCTCAACGGCCTGCCGGGGCTCCTCTTCGTGACGGCCCTAAACGCGGGGCCGGTGTTCATCATGAAGCAGTTCTTCGAGTCGATCCCGCGCGAGGTCGAGGAGTCGGCGATGATCGACGGCGCGAGTTACTGGTCCCGCTTCTCGCGGGTAGTGCTGCCCATGGCGCGGCCCGCGCTGGGCGCGCTCGTGATCCTCTCCTTCCAAGGGGCGTGGAACGACTTCTTCTGGCCGCTCGTCGTCCTCACCACCCCCGAGGACATCAAGACACTACCCATCGGCCTGCTGACGTTCCGGAACGTCTACGGCAACAGCGGCGACTGGGGCCTGATCCTGGCCGGCGCGATCCTCAGCGCGCTGCCGGTGATCGTCCTCTTCGTCGTGTTCCAGCGCTACTTCATGGAAGGCGTCTCGTACGGCGGTGGCAAGGAATGAAGCTGGCGGAGATCGTCCTGATGGACTTCACCAAGAACCTGGTGCTCAAGGAGAACTACGCGTTCTTAGTGGCCGACGAGGCCGCGGAGGTCATGGGTGGCGAGCGCGGCCTCTACAGCCGCGACACGCGCTTCCTTTCACGCTACGTTTGGCGCCTCAGCCGCCCAGCGCAGCAACTCCTCAACTACTCGCCCCGGCCCGCCCGCTGCCGCCAGCATGTGGCCGTCATGGAGGGGCCCGCGCAGGTCCTCTCGGTGGAGCGGGAACTCGACATCCGCGCCACGGGGCTGGAAGACCGTCTCCTGATCACCAACGACTCGTTGGAGACCCAAGAGCTGGAGCTGCGCCTGGAGTTCGACGCCGACTTCGCGGACCTCTTCCAGGCGCGCGGTTGGCACGACAGGCCGGCGCCGTCGATCACACGGGACGTGGGGTCGGCGCGAGAGGCGGAGACGGCGCGGGACGAGGGGTCGGCGCGGGACGCCGTGCGCCTGGGGCACGTGGCCAGCGACGGTTTGGAGCAGGGCGTGGAGTTGTCGTTCACGCCCCCTCCCGCCGAACTTACCGGCTCTGCCGCGGCGTACCGGCTGCGCCTGGCCCCCGGTGAAGCGCTGCGGATCCGGGTGCTCACCTCGATCAACGACCCGCTCGAGGTCGGCCTGCCCGGAATGTCGTACGAGTCGTGGCTGGGCGCGTTCCCCGAGCGGCGCGACGAAGGCAGCGCGGTCTTGCACCGCGCTCAGCTCGACCTGCGCGCCCTGCTTCTTTTCTCGGAGGACGGCCCGGTGCCGGCCGCCGGCATCCCGTGGTTCGTGACTGCGTTCGGCCGCGACTCCATCCTGACCGCCCTCATGCTCCTCCCCTACCAACCCGAGGTTGCCAGGGGAACGCTGCGTTACCTAGCCGCCCGCCAGGGGACGGTGCACCACGCGGGCAGAGCCGAAGCGCCGGGCAAGATCTTGCACGAGGTGCGGCAGGGCGAGTTGGCCCGCACGGGCAAGGTGCCGTTCGGCCGCTACTACGGCAGCATCGACGCCACGCTCCTCTTCGTGATCTTGCTGCACCGCACTTTCGAGGTAGACGACGACGCGTCGTTCCTGGCCGAGCTGGCCCCCAACCTCGAGGCGGCGCTGAAGTGGCTTGACGAGGAGGCCGACTTGGACGGCGACGGCTTCGTCGAGTTCTCGGGCGCCGAGGCGGGGGCGGGCCTCAGCGTGCAGTCGTGGAAGGACTCCTACGACGCGCTGAGCCACGCTGACGGCCGCCTGGCGACGGGGGCCGTGGCCGTCTCGGAGGTGCAAGGCTACGCCTACGCCGCCCTGAACGCCGGTGCGGCCTGCATGCGGGCCCTGGGCCGCGCCGACGCCGCGGAGCGCCTCGAGGCCAAGGCGCTCCGCCTGAAGGAACGCTTCCACGAGGCGTTCTGGGTCCCGGAACTCGGAACGTACGCCCTCGCCCTCGACCACGACAAGACCCCGCTCAGGGTGCTCTCCTCCGACGCCGGCCAGCTCCTATGGGCGGGCATCGTGCCGGAAGCCACCGCGCCGGAACTCGCCGCCACCCTGATGAGCGAGAAGCTCTTCTCGGGCTGGGGCATCCGCACCCTGGGCCTGGGCGAGGCGCGCTACAACCCGCTGAGCTATCACAACGGCTCCGTCTGGCCGCACGACACCGCTTTGATCGCCGCAGGCCTGAGGCGCTACGGTTTCAAGAAAGAGGCGCTCACGCTGCGCGCCGCGCTCTTCGACCTGGCGGCCAGCCAGGCGGACCTCCGCCCACCCGAGCTCGTGGCGGGCTACGCCCGCTCGTGCGCGCCGCCCGTCCCATACCCCGTGGCCTGCCGGCCGCAGGCCTGGTCGTCGGCGGCGCTCGTCTACATGAGCGACTGGGAGAGCTAACCGCAGCCGGCCGCACTAGTTTGCGGCATAACGCCTGGGGCGCGTGCCGATCACCGTCGTGGCGTAAGCCACGGCGCGCGCCACCGCCTCGTCGACCGGGCGCCGGGCACTCAGGGCAGCTAGCAATGCCGCGTTGAAGCAGTCACCGGCGCCGACCGTGTCTACGAGCGGTACCGAAGGTGCGGCGAAGTCCCGGACCACTTCACGGTCGACGAGACGCGCGCCGCTGCCCCCACGTTTGAGCACCACGGTGACGCCGCCAAGCGCCAACGCCCGGCTGGCAACTCCGGCGTCTACCTCGCCTGTCCAGCCTCTGGCCTCCGCCTCGTTCGGCGTGACGATGTCGAGGAACCCGAGCATGCTCCCGAGTTCTGCACGCACGGCGGGCGTGAAGCCCTCGCTGGGCCAGCCCGTGTCCAGTAAGACACGGTGCCCACGCATCGTTGCCGCCTCCAGAACCTCGACGATGCGAGCACGCAACGCCGGCAGGAGGAAGTAGCCGCACACGAGCACCAGGCCAGGTTCGGCGGCGCCCAAGTCGCCGAGCAACCGGTCGACGTCGAGCTGATCGAGGTGTCCGCGGCTCGTCAGGAACGTGCGCTCGCCGTTGGGGTGCCCCACCCCCACCGAGTAGACCGTGGGAGCCTCGACCACCTGGAGTTGCGAGCCGGCCGGACCCAACTTGCGCCGGACCACCTCGCCGAAGTCGTCCCAGCCGATCGTGGCGTGGAGCGTGAAGGTCACCCCCAGCGCCTGGAGTGCGAGCGCGGTAACGCCGGCCGCGCCGCCCGCGCGCACCTCCTCTTGCTCCACGACGGTCTCCGTGCCCGGCGTAGGCCAGGGCGGAACGGGTCCCATGACGAGGTCTAAGTTGACGTTGCCGATCACGTGGACCGGCAGGCGGTGCGAAGGGGGTGGCGTGCCCGTCTCGGGATCACTCCTCACGGGTCACCTTGGAAGACCGTAGCGGTACGCCCGGCCGAATGCCCCGCGCTTCGGCCAGCGCCACAGCCAGGCGCTGCGCGCAGACCGCGAGGGGGAGCACGGCGGCCACCTCGTTCGCCATGGGAAGTCCGATGGTGAACGGCGCGGTGCGGGAGCCGCCGCCCTCACCTGGCTCGAGCCCAGCGTCCAACAGCACCACGGGGCTACCGTCGCCCACGAGTTCTTGGGCCAACTTGCGTACCAGCCCGCCGCTGCCGCCATGTGCGGCCAGGGCGACCACCGCCAACTGCTCCCCTGCCGCCTCGAGCGGCCCGTGCCGCAACTGCGCCGACTCGAGGGCCGCGCACGGCACTCGCGTCAACTCCATGAGCATCAACGCCACGTATTCCGCCAGGCCGTGAAGTGGGCCGCGGCCGGTCACGAAGATCGCCGATGCGCCGGCAAGATGCGCGGCGGCTTCCTCCACGCGCGGGGCTTCCAGAGCCGGGCGCAGCGAGCCGGGTAAGGCGCCCAAGTCGATGGTCACTCCCAGACGCGTCGCCAAGCCGTACAGCGCGGCCACCGTCGTGGTGAAGGAGCGCGTTGCGGCGAAGGCGCGCTCGACTCCGCCGGGGATAACCCCGGCGCCGGCGGCGCCCAAGGGGCTAGCCGGATCGAGCGTGAGGCCTTCGACCCGTGTGCCGCGCTCACCCCGCCCCCTCCCTCCGGCGCGCGCGAGCAGCCGCTC encodes:
- a CDS encoding NHL repeat-containing protein codes for the protein MTRSRIVFTSLLAFALTAFLAACSTPSAPPVGTLVVAVAGLPSGTAGAVVVTGPDGYSQTVTTTTTLKVPPGTYSIAVSEARGSDSIVPQAFDGSATPTSVTVAANDTATTTVSYALRPGSGMLWIPQWGGSYQAVGLARSQLLASGSPTPDVSLMGTTNHGEGIAFDGEGNMWVSDIIGYLYRYDAASLASSGTPAPAVTIDATAYGGLVGLAFDASGNLWTADFWNNRLLGYSPAQLTADGAPTPSVVISANGSSLSRPVAVSFDGQGNLWVANRDASTVVSFSPAQFTATGTPAPTVTLNTSGGSLESPYAMAFDAGGNLWVSNISATVVRFDAAQLTSSGNPTPAATIDHSSLGNNPLGLAFDANGALWVGDADTATSNLRRFANPGALVGSVSPTAGVVITDIGLTDGMLMAFSPPPANLPINTP
- a CDS encoding LacI family DNA-binding transcriptional regulator, with the protein product MNSGDGGGKERATIEDVARGSGVSTGTVSRVLNNRAGVSASTRERVLTTIEMLDYRPDHAARTLSRRQLSIGLSLARGARRLTPFLMLFMEHLIARLQQDGYRFEELETGPNGLPARLPSGVILHGAHEDDSRLELLLRTQVPFVLVGRAAGVRWVAPDDRRGGLEATRHLIKLGHSDIVHLGGLMSQQAFQDRYQGYMQALSEAGIGQTREQLLDGEFTVLGGYRAVRRYFEAGNSASAIFAASDEMALGAIAALEDLGLSVPLDVSVVGFDDLPEVADGLDVAGGLTTVRQDIRRITDTAVTLLDEGLQGLPVRSELVPVRLIARGTTARRRG
- a CDS encoding extracellular solute-binding protein, yielding MKRLLIALLATLFAFSWANAQTIVRVQGYGGQDPAIVQRLIDEVIGKDLAAQGITIKYEPIETDYNTVLVNSLSAGTAGDVFYVPGEVAPGFIATGKLLPLEGLVDTSAFIDTLNAVFTQDGHVYGIAKDFNTLAVFYNKDIFDAAGADYPNADDDWNSFEAKLTKVAALKPDLYGACLAADTARLGAFAFANGWTPFTADGKADITSPDFAQAFDFYTGLVTKGVAVQPADVGAGWPGDCLAREQAAVAIEGAWILGFLRDNAPNLQYGATFLPKSPNTGKSGNFIYTVAWAINADTKVQDAAVKVLDALTSPEAQQFILEQGLAIPSRKALADNPYFKQDTAEAQANKIVFEGASHGNVYGFQFGKVGTDYMGPINNAMTAVMTKASGSEAALKQAQTDLDALLQRATPQ
- a CDS encoding sugar ABC transporter permease, which translates into the protein MRSRGRELLPALMFLLPFLIVLAIFFVYAGARAVYFSFTDYDLFNAPKWVGLANYRALFSDDRFLLALRNSLLFAAIVTTVQTIGALLSASAVNRKVRGMTFFRAAFYMPAVTSSVVITLIFLWLFQRLGGINYLITAVSRNTPVILTFVLALAVVQALQVALERRRLRRRHGADAEQQARSVGALDPALLVVSLVAAIVVTAGLGLLGYVAPRDIPNVAINWLQTRQEVPAGFPFWLRVPLPLAAIMFQNIFTTIPTFMLMFLAAMQDVPRSQYEAAALDGASPAQQFIYVTIPALQPVTFLVVTLGLIGTLQMFDQVAIFGSSVPLQSVITLAYFVYNRMFPGAQLPEVGFASAAAMFLALLTLVIVALQRTVLRSEGDR
- a CDS encoding carbohydrate ABC transporter permease, encoding MSAHAARRQERERWDARRRWSRAGFAYLLLIFFSILFLGPLLFAALSSVKTDPLAYPPTLLSPQLSPANWATAAKLGREGANAPLWGGFAPGADVNVDVTYFVPEGTVAAAPTATVPRRRPGGGLGAVQQILYAADHAVVAPVVEVGRRQGVHGPEGATGEFVTYRVNVTYEGEGPKIDRLPLDVEAPSRKQEFVSSTLPPTRLERLGLVASFQAVTPGALGYLLGNYRRVFTEARSITTGNSLFLRWTWNTLVYAFFRVIVALFIATTAGYALARLHFRGRNLVFMLVLFAQMVPLQVLFISNYLVLRDGIWGLSSLWGQTTLLNGLPGLLFVTALNAGPVFIMKQFFESIPREVEESAMIDGASYWSRFSRVVLPMARPALGALVILSFQGAWNDFFWPLVVLTTPEDIKTLPIGLLTFRNVYGNSGDWGLILAGAILSALPVIVLFVVFQRYFMEGVSYGGGKE